The Gammaproteobacteria bacterium genome has a segment encoding these proteins:
- a CDS encoding HlyD family type I secretion periplasmic adaptor subunit encodes MNIQVQSAPDNWRTKLLAFLTRILETPPKIEDNESIDPLKDRAMWIGGTVVSVALGSFILWGSLAPLAQGVVAMGLVEVDGENKTVQHLEGGIVKILHVREGDNVAAGDPLLELDDTKPRAEQELLEARYYSALAQIDRLNAELYGREEVVFSSEFERLVGDPRIEEIKQAQVDLFKERRGQHAGEIEILKGRVEQLGEQVNGLTARRDAARQEQELLEKDVAALASLAERQLVSEDQLTQRRLNLAQTRGQVGQIIAEIAEAQLSIGETQQRIIQLQNDYRTELSTDLTESQNLYFETGDRLFAVRDQVARTRILAPLEGKVINMQVHTVGGVVPPAQPIMNIVPEDDKLIVEAKVMPTDRDNVNVGQQARLRITPLNQRATPELLGEVVLVSADILTDNEAQQQYYIARISIPDSEYVKLGDKDIRPGFPVEVTFSGGKRTMMQYLAEPLFGTLRRAMKEE; translated from the coding sequence ATGAATATTCAAGTGCAGTCGGCGCCCGACAACTGGCGGACCAAATTGCTGGCGTTCCTGACGCGCATCCTGGAGACGCCGCCGAAGATCGAGGACAACGAGTCGATCGATCCGCTCAAGGACCGCGCGATGTGGATAGGCGGGACCGTCGTGAGCGTGGCCCTGGGCTCGTTCATCCTCTGGGGTTCGCTGGCCCCGCTGGCGCAGGGCGTGGTCGCGATGGGCCTGGTGGAGGTGGACGGCGAGAACAAGACCGTCCAGCACCTGGAAGGGGGCATCGTCAAGATCCTGCACGTGCGCGAAGGCGACAACGTGGCCGCCGGCGACCCGCTGCTGGAACTCGACGACACCAAGCCGCGGGCCGAGCAGGAACTGCTGGAAGCCCGCTACTACAGCGCTCTGGCCCAGATCGACCGGCTCAACGCCGAACTGTACGGCCGTGAGGAAGTGGTTTTCTCCTCGGAGTTCGAGAGACTTGTGGGCGATCCGCGGATCGAGGAAATCAAGCAGGCGCAGGTGGACCTGTTCAAGGAGCGGCGCGGCCAGCACGCCGGCGAAATCGAAATCCTCAAGGGCCGGGTGGAGCAGCTCGGCGAACAGGTCAACGGGCTGACGGCGCGGCGCGACGCCGCCCGCCAGGAGCAGGAGTTGCTGGAGAAGGACGTGGCCGCGCTGGCCAGCCTGGCCGAACGCCAGCTCGTGTCCGAGGACCAGCTCACCCAGCGGCGCCTGAACCTGGCGCAGACGCGCGGCCAGGTGGGGCAGATCATCGCCGAGATCGCCGAGGCGCAACTGTCCATCGGCGAAACGCAACAGCGCATCATCCAGTTGCAGAACGATTACCGCACGGAGCTTTCCACCGACCTGACCGAATCGCAGAACCTCTACTTCGAGACCGGCGACCGCCTGTTCGCCGTGCGCGACCAGGTGGCCCGCACCCGTATCCTGGCGCCGCTGGAAGGGAAGGTGATCAACATGCAGGTGCACACCGTGGGCGGCGTGGTGCCCCCCGCGCAGCCGATCATGAACATCGTGCCGGAGGACGACAAGCTGATCGTGGAGGCCAAGGTCATGCCCACCGACAGGGACAACGTGAACGTCGGACAGCAGGCGCGCCTGCGGATCACGCCGCTGAACCAGCGGGCGACGCCCGAACTGCTCGGCGAAGTCGTGCTGGTTTCCGCCGACATCCTGACCGACAACGAAGCTCAGCAGCAGTATTACATCGCGCGCATCAGCATCCCCGACTCGGAGTACGTCAAGCTGGGCGACAAGGACATCCGTCCCGGCTTCCCCGTCGAAGTAACCTTCAGCGGAGGCAAGCGCACGATGATGCAATACCTGGCGGAGCCGCTGTTCGGCACCCTCCGCCGCGCCATGAAAGAAGAATGA
- a CDS encoding CoA transferase, with amino-acid sequence MNAPCVLFPVAGQAYHARSIGGSRRQVVARAAGNAVRCRAVNTGECRPLAGLKVLELTHMVMGPACGLVLADLGADVIKVEPPGGDPTRRLPGSGAGYFPMYNRNKRSICLNLKSPEGMDAALKLADRSDVLVQNFRPGAMARLGLDYETLSKRNPRLIYCTEKGFQAGPYENRAALDEVAQMMGGLAYMTGPPGKPLRAGASVIDVQGGMFGSLGVLAALHERERTGRGCEVVATLYESAVFLVGQHMAQKAVTGTAATPMPARVSAWAIYEVFATKTGEQIFVGVVSDVQWVRFCEAFELHDLGADENLKTNSGRVARRDEFIPKIKETFAAMTPAELMERCAQAGLPFAPITRPEDLFDDAHLTASGGLLEVTVPDGEYAGEKASLPALPVSVGGSRPTLFRDVPTAGQHTEEILAELADT; translated from the coding sequence ATGAATGCACCGTGTGTTCTCTTCCCCGTGGCAGGGCAAGCCTATCACGCGCGATCGATCGGGGGGAGTCGGCGGCAGGTGGTTGCGCGGGCGGCGGGAAACGCGGTACGCTGCCGGGCTGTGAATACGGGTGAATGCAGGCCGCTGGCGGGGCTGAAGGTCCTGGAGCTTACGCACATGGTGATGGGGCCGGCGTGCGGGCTGGTGCTGGCGGACCTGGGGGCGGACGTGATCAAGGTGGAGCCGCCGGGCGGCGATCCGACCCGAAGGCTGCCGGGCTCGGGCGCGGGTTACTTCCCGATGTACAACCGCAACAAGCGGAGCATCTGTCTGAACCTGAAGTCGCCGGAGGGCATGGACGCGGCGCTCAAGCTCGCCGACCGCTCGGACGTGCTGGTACAGAACTTCCGGCCCGGGGCGATGGCGCGCCTGGGGCTGGACTACGAGACGCTGTCGAAGCGCAATCCGCGCCTGATCTACTGCACCGAAAAGGGCTTTCAGGCGGGTCCGTACGAGAACCGCGCGGCGCTGGATGAAGTGGCGCAGATGATGGGGGGGCTGGCCTACATGACCGGGCCGCCGGGCAAGCCGCTGCGCGCCGGGGCCTCGGTGATCGACGTGCAGGGCGGGATGTTCGGCTCGCTGGGCGTGCTGGCGGCGCTGCACGAGCGCGAGCGCACCGGGCGCGGCTGCGAGGTCGTGGCCACGCTCTACGAGAGCGCGGTGTTCCTCGTGGGTCAGCACATGGCGCAGAAGGCCGTGACCGGCACCGCGGCAACGCCGATGCCGGCGCGGGTTTCGGCCTGGGCCATCTACGAGGTGTTCGCCACGAAGACTGGTGAGCAGATCTTCGTGGGCGTCGTGAGCGACGTGCAGTGGGTGCGGTTCTGCGAGGCCTTCGAGCTGCACGATCTGGGCGCCGACGAGAACCTCAAGACCAACTCCGGGCGGGTGGCGCGCCGCGACGAATTCATCCCCAAGATCAAGGAGACCTTCGCGGCCATGACGCCGGCCGAACTGATGGAGCGATGCGCGCAGGCGGGCCTGCCGTTCGCGCCCATCACCCGGCCCGAGGACCTGTTCGACGACGCCCACCTGACGGCTTCCGGCGGGCTGCTTGAAGTGACCGTGCCGGACGGCGAATACGCGGGCGAAAAGGCTTCCCTGCCGGCGCTGCCGGTGTCCGTGGGCGGCAGCCGCCCGACGCTGTTCCGCGACGTGCCCACCGCCGGCCAGCACACCGAAGAAATCCTCGCCGAGTTAGCGGATACCTAG
- a CDS encoding MOSC domain-containing protein translates to MLFLNADELEAGLPEILASPKDDGVVSMIVRRPDTDQREVLDSGELDVAEGLVGDNWRSRGSRMTADGSAHPEMQLNIMNSRVISLVARSRERWALAGDQFFVDLDLGKDNLPAGTRLAMGSAVIEVTAIPHLGCKKFTARFGLEAMKFVNSRRGKKHCFRGINAKIVQSGRVSVGDAIRRL, encoded by the coding sequence ATGCTTTTTCTGAACGCGGACGAACTCGAAGCGGGGCTGCCGGAAATCCTCGCGTCACCCAAAGACGACGGGGTCGTCTCGATGATCGTGCGCCGGCCGGACACCGACCAGCGGGAGGTGTTGGATTCAGGCGAGCTGGACGTCGCCGAGGGACTCGTCGGAGACAATTGGCGCTCGCGCGGGAGCCGGATGACGGCCGATGGATCGGCTCATCCGGAGATGCAGCTCAATATCATGAACTCGCGGGTCATCTCGCTCGTGGCAAGGTCCAGGGAGCGCTGGGCGCTCGCGGGCGATCAGTTCTTCGTGGACCTCGACCTCGGCAAGGACAACCTTCCCGCCGGCACGCGGCTTGCCATGGGATCGGCCGTCATCGAGGTCACTGCGATTCCGCACCTCGGCTGCAAGAAGTTCACGGCCCGGTTCGGGCTGGAAGCGATGAAGTTCGTGAACTCGCGGCGTGGGAAGAAGCACTGCTTTCGGGGCATCAATGCGAAGATCGTGCAGTCGGGCCGGGTGAGCGTCGGCGACGCGATCCGAAGGCTGTAG